TCGGTCGCCTGGCTGGGGCCGGTGATCGTGTAGCGGCGCCCGTTGACCAGCACGAGGCTGCGCTGCGCGCCCATGCCGCGCAGGTTCAGCAGCGCATTGCCGCCGGGCACGTTGTTGCCCGTGGCGCCGCTGTTCGCGGCACCCAGGAATTGCGGCGTATCGAGCAGCAACTGCTCCGTATTCTGTGTGCCAGACAGGCGGAACTCCTCGCTGCCCAGCGTCGTCACCGGAGTGGGCCCCATTTCACCGGCGCGCGCGGCGAGGCGCGATCCCGTCACCACCAGTTCCGGGCCGCTGTCCGCCGAGGACATGTCGGAGTCCGTCGTGCGCGTCGGCCCCTCGCGGAGGATCACGACCTTGCCGTCGTCCGACGCCACGATCAGGTTCGTGCCGGCCAGCACCTTGGCCAAAGCGTCGCGATAGCTCATCGCGCCGCGCACGGCGGGCGAGGTGCGTCCGGCAAGCGGCGTGCTGGGGAACAGGATCTGGATGCCGGCCTGACGCGACAAAGCCGTCAGGGCCGAGACGGTGGAGCGCGCGGGAAGATCGAACGTGCGGACCGACTGCGCGCTGACCGGCGTCCAGGTGACGCAGGTGGCGGTGGTAAGCGCCAGCGATGCCGCGAACGGCAGGTTGCGAATGCTCCGAAGCATGGATGTCCCTCTTTGGTGGAGCGTTGGATGCCGCTCCTTTCATCGGATGGGACTCCCGGCGGGGCCGGGACCGCCACGTCGGCAGAAAATTATTTCTGGGCGAGAAGTATGCCGTCGTCCCGCTCGGACACGCTGACGCCGAAGCCGTCGCGCAGGCCGCGCAGGAAGGGCTCGGGATCGCTGGTGGTGAAGCGGCCGCCGATGCGGATGTCGGCCAGAGCGGGATCGACGATCACGATCTTGCGGGTGAGATAGCGGTTATAATCCGCGATCGCCTCGGCCAGAGGCTCGTCCTGAAACAGGATCTCGCCGCCCTGCCAGGCGAGCGCGCGCTCGATACGATCGTCGGCGCGTAGGGTGGTTCCGCCGTCGGGACCGATCCGCAGGATCTGGCGGGACAGGGCCGTCTTCGGTCCGCCGGTCCCCACCATGCGCGCCGAACCGCCGAGCACCGCGACCTCCAGCCCATCCCGCTCCAGCCGCGCGCAGAAGCGGCCGGCGGACAGGATCGATTCGCAGTCGCCCGCCTTCAACGTCGCCGGCTGGCGGCCATTCAGCTGGAGCGCGACCTCGCCGCGCTCCAGCCGGAGCCGCAGGCCCTGATCGGTTTCGTGCCAGGCCAGTTCGCTGTCGGTGTTGAGCATCGCGCGGCCGTCGCGTCCGAGCGCGACGATCCGCCGCTCGCCGATCGCGGTTTCGGCGCGCGGCCAGGCGGCAGCACGCACCGCGACGAAGCTTGCCGCAAGCCCGCCGGCCGCCACCAGACCCGCCGTTCGCAACAGGGTGCGGCGGCTGGGCGACGCGGGCGCCGCCGCCACGACATCGGGCACCGCGTCGACGGTTTCCCAGGCCGCCGTGACGCGGGCGACCGCGACGGCATGCGCGGGCGATTCGGCGCGCCACCGCTCGAACGCCGCAGGATCCGCGGTGCCGATTGCCAGGCGGGCGCACCAGTTTGCCGCTTCGTGCGCGATGCGATCGCGCGTTTTCTCATCGTTCGGCAGTGCTGGAGGCATGTCGGCTATATGTGGCGCCGCCATCGGCTTGACCAGCCATGTCGACGGGGCAAGCGGATACGGGCTTCGGTTCGGTCGTGGGGTCGGGCTTGTCCACAGGGGCGGGGTAGAGCGCCGCGGCCAGCAGCTTCAGGCCGCGCGTCAGCCGCTTTTCCAGCGTGGAGAGGCTCAGGCCCGCCGCCGCCGCGACCTGGGTGGGCGTCTCCCCCTGCACCCGGCATTGCACCACGGCGTGGCGGCAGCGCTCGGGCATGGCGTCCAACGCCTTCCCCGCGCGCATCACCGCTTCGCGGCCGGCGGCGATCCGGAAGGCATCCGGGCTTTCATCCGGAACCGCCAGATTCTCGGTTTCGATCAACTGGCTGAACTCCACGATGCGCGCGCGACGCATCTGCGACATCGCCAGATTGCGGATCGTCTGGATCGTATAGGCGCGCGGATCCAGCGAGAGCGCCCAGCCATTCCCCTCGAACAGGCGGCAATAGGCCTCCTGCACCAGATCCTCCGCCTCGCCCCGACTGCCGGTCACGCGCCGCGCCGCGCGCAGGAACAACGCTTCATGGGGCAGGATTTCATCGATGAACCATCGATCGATGGGGCGAAGAGGAGTCATGCCTGGCCGGACTGCGAGCGGAGGATCGCAGCCCCTAAAGCCACCATATTGCGCTTTCAGGACAAAGGCCGATCCTGTGCCACGCCGCCCCGAAGGCCGGGCGGCGCGGAGCGTTCCCCTGCCCGCCCCGCAACGAAAGCGTGGCGCCCGATCCCTCTTTGCGGCAGGAAGGGCGGCATGAAGAAGATCGGTTTTCTGTCGTTCGGCCATTGGTCGCCCTCCCCCCAGTCGGCGACGCGGTCGGCGGCGGATGTGCTGCTCCAGTCGATCGATCTGGCGGTAGCGGCCGAGGAACTGGGCGCCGACGGCGCCTATTTCCGCGTCCACCACTTCGCCCGCCAGCTGGCTTCGCCCTTCCCCCTGCTGGCCGCGGTCGGCGCGCGCACGCGTCGCATCGAGATCGGCACCGGCGTCATCGACATGCGCTACGAAAATCCGTTCTACATGATCGAGGATGCCGGATCGGCGGACCTGATCGCAGGCGGGCGCCTGCAGCTCGGCATCAGTCGCGGCTCGCCCGAGCAGGTGATCGAGGGGTGGCGCTATTTCGGCTATGCCCCGCTGGACGGGGAGAGCGACGCCGACATGGGGCGCCGCCATACCGAGGTGTTTCTGCAGCTTCTCAAGGGAGAAGGCTTCGCCAAGCCCAATCCGCAGCCGATGTTCGCCAATCCGCCAGGACTGCTCCGGCTGGAGCCGCATGCGGCGGGCCTGCGCGACCGCATCTGGTGGGGATCGGCCACGAATGCGACCGCCGAATGGGCGGCCCGGCTCGGCATGAACCTGCAGAGTTCGACGCTGAAGGCGGACGAGACCGGCGAACCCTTCCATGTCCAGCAAGCCCGGCAGATCCGCGCCTATCGCGAGGCGTGGAAGGCGGCCGGCCATGCCCATGCGCCGCGCGTCTCGGTCTCGCGCTCGATCTTCGCCTTGGTCAACGATCTCGACCGCAGCTATTTCGGCCGCGATCAAAGCAGCGACCAGATCGGCGTGATCGACAATATGCGCGCGGTTTTCGGCCGATCCTATGCCGACGAACCGGATCGCCTGATCGAACAGCTCCGCGCCGACGAAGCCATCGCCGAAGCCGATACGTTGCTGCTGACCGTGCCGAACCAGCTTGGCGTCGATTACAATGCCCATGTCATCGAGAGCATCCTGACGCACATCGCACCGGCGCTCGGCTGGCGCTGACCGCCCGCGCTTGATCGTTCTCGACCCGACTGTTGGCGTGACGGCCAACCTCCTGCTTCCGAGAATTGCCGATCTCGCGCGTCGCAGGGGCGATCGCGCTTCTGCCGGTGAGTCTTCCCGCGTTGGTGATCGGCGTCGTGCTGCTCGACCTGGCGGTGCAGGCGGTGCATGTGACGAGCCAGAGCGCCATCTTCGCGCGATATCCCACCGCGCATAGCCGGCTGATCGGCGGGTATATGGTCTTTTATTCGCTCGGCAGCGCCCTCGCGCGATTGCCTTGGCGAGTTGGCTGATCGGCCGGCCAGTCGCCCGAAACGACCGCTGGACTTGTTCGTCGGTTCGCTTTCCGCTCAAACTGCCGCATGCGCGGCCCTAAAGTGTCTGCCAGACGCTGCGAAAGCACGGGCGCTCCAATCGCCGATGGGCGTTCGCTGGATCCGCCGACCGCTATCGAACGAACCAGCCGCACGGTCTCACCATCCAGCAATCCTATTGTCATCATCGGTCAGCTAGGACGCTCGCAGACATCGACAACAAGAAGATGACGATCATGATGAGAGAGGATGAGTCGGCGCCTGCCAAGGCTGCTCGAATGACCGTTGATCAACTTCAGGCGGTCAACAAAGCCCTGGAGAGCGTGATGATGTTTGGGTGGCGACGGCCAACCGACCGCCCGGCGAAACTACCTGACAGATCTACAAGAGGGCATAAGCATATCCGCTAGCGATTGTCGGTGCTCGCTCGCCCAGGCACCGACAGGAAAGCGCCGCCGGCATAGCCGGCGGCGCCGTTCTCCCGGAACGAACCGCCTCTGATCAGCCGAAGCTGACGCTGGGACGCCGCCGACGCATCACGCCCCCGACCATGCCGAAGCCGCCAATCATCAAAGCCCAACTGGCCGGCTCGGGCACGGCGCTGGGCGCAGCCGCCGCCTGGAGGAAGACGCCGGAGTCCGACGTGAACGACACGCCGTCCACCTTCCCGATGCTGACGCTGCCGGTATTGGTGTAGTCGAGCCCGGTGCCACGAAGCCCCAGATCGAAGTCGATGCCGATGTCTGCCGTCGCACCGATGATCGCGTAGAGGCCCGTGAACTGGGTGTTCAGCGGATCATAGGAACCGAAGCTGTAGGATACCCATCCGTTTACCCGCGGATCGCTGGCGAAGACGAAGGTGGGATAGGTGTTGTTATACCCGTAATAGCCGGCACCGTAGTCGCCGAACTCGTAGGCTTGCGCATTGCCGAAATAGAAGCCGTAATTGAGTTCGCCCGAGGCCGTCGCCGGATCGTTTGTGCCGGACAGCTTGCCGTCGAACGCGAAGCTGATGGGGATCAGCGTCACCGTATCGGAGGAGGCACCCGCGATCGTGAAATGAAGGGTGTCGCTGAGATGCGCCGAGGCGCTGGCTTCCGAGAAGTTCGCAGCGCTCACCGACAGATGGACCTGACCGGTCGCGAGGTCGGCGGCGGCGGTGGCGTAAGCCGCGTCGGGTAACGCAACGACACTGGACTCATCGTGGGAGGCGGTCAGCGTGCCCGTCGTGTCCGTGGATCCGCTGACGGTCACGGCCGCATTCTGCTGCGACAGGAACCCGGCCGGGTTGCAGGCACAACGGCTGCCATCGTTGACCAAAAAGCTCGCACCCACGTCGCCGCCGGAATTATACCCGGCCTGGCAGCCGCGATTGTAGCCGCGGCCCGTGTTGGCGGTGGTCGAAACATAATAGCCCGCATGCGCGGCGGTCGTGACGCCGATCATCGCGGCGGTGCCAAGGAACGAGACGAGACGCATTTCAACTCCCCAAAAGCCGATGAAATGCGGGTTCGCAGCCAGTCGCTGCGCCGGCTCGATTCGATGGACAGCAGATGCTGATGTCACCTGATACCCCTCCAAAGAGACGGCGCAGGGTTCTCCAACTCCCCCACATCACAGACTGCGCGGGCGGCGGAAAAAGCAGCGGAAAAACTGGCCAAGGGGCTAACGATTTTTTTACCGTTCCATTTTCTGGCCAGTGGCGGGAGGCGTCAGGTCATGCGCCGCAATGCTCGCGCTGGTTTTTGATGATGCCGCCCAACTGCGTCTTTCGGTCGACTGCGGAGAGATGGCCCTCCCGTCCCATCCTTTCAAAGATGGCCTGGGATCGCCCGTAGCTGGCACAAGCGTCGTCCGTATGGCGATATTTGAGCTGCAGGTTGGCGAGCCCCATCTCGAAGACGGCATAGTCGCGCATGCGCCGATATTCGTGTGGACGCGCTGTCCAGATGCGTTTCGTGTCGGCCACCAGCGTCGCCATGATCGCCAGGCCTCGATCGACCTGCCCGGTGTCCGCCAGCGCGATCGCCCGGGCGCGCTCGACGATCGAGAAGGAGCGCTTGAGATTGTCGTCGTCGGGCTCGAATCTCGTTAATTCCCGTTCCTCGTCGGAGCTTGCTGCAGCAGCTTCAGCCCGCCACGGGGATCGCCGAAGAGCGTCAGGATCGTGCCGACATCGTAATGCGTGACCGCCAGCCTTCGGCGCGCGGCATAATTGCCGGGATGGCCATCGACCGCACACTGCGCGAACGCCATCGACTGGCGATATTGCCGGATCGAGCGAATCTTGTCGCTGAGATAGGTGCCGTCACCCTTGTTTATTTATACAAAATCATGTATGACTTACCGGTTCGCAAAAATACGATACGAAACAATCACCCGATCAAATCTTCCTTTTTCTTCCCTCAAAGCCATCTATTACATCATCGATCCAAGATACAATCTCGCGATCACTCCACCGGGAAGCGAAAGACGACACTTTGTATGGTGCGGGAAATTTATCTTCCTGGATCAGCCGATAGATCATCGACTTTCCCAATCCGACACGGCGCTTGACCTCATCAAGCCTGATGAAGCGGTCAGGCTTTTCGTCGGCGCTCAATTGCTGGTCCGACCGCGCGTGAACGCGCGATCGCTATCCAGAAAAGCGGTGAGCATCGCCGGGATCAGCTCGCCTATGGGCTCGTCTCGCCCATAAGTGGAGGCATAGAGACTGGCATATTCAGTCAGAGCCTGATGAAGGTCAGGCAGAACCGAAATACTGAGTTTGATCGGCGTCCTGTCAGGAAGCGGCGGGAGCTTGAGATTGGTCACTTCAATTCTCCTTGCGGAAGGGCACCATCTCGAGATCCTTGTGGACAACCAGCCGAACGGGGGTCCCCGGTCGGATCGTGATTGTCGGCTGCACCCCAAGACTGGCTCTCGTGATCTGGTCGCCCACGCGTGAGACATTGTCCTGCGTCGACATGCGGATCGCCTGAACGAGGTCACCTTGGCCGGAGAGGGCCAGCTCCGAACTGACCCCGAGCAGCGTGGATAGCGCGACGCCCTTCAGAAGCTGCCAGGTGTGAAGGTCGACTTTGTCGGCCACGCCCGCATAACCGGCGGCATCGGTTGCAGGCACGTTGTCAATGCGGAGCGAGCTACCGTCGGGCATAATGATGCGCTGCCAAACGACAAGGGCGCGCTTTTGTCCGAATGCCACCACACTGTCGTAACTTCCGATCAGGCGGGCGCCTTGCGGCACAAGCAGAAGACCGCCGGTGGCACTGTCGTAAATGTTCTCGGTAACCTGCGCTGTCACGAGCCCCGGCAGATCGGAGCGCACGCCGGTGATCAGGCTAGCCGCGATGACGCTACCCGCCGATAGGGTGTAGGGTGACGGCAAGGGCGTCATCGCGTGCGGATTGGTGTCACCTTTCGGGTCGAGACTCCCGACGAAGGCGGCCTTCCGACCCTGCGCGTTCGGATCCCGATCGGGATCGAGGGCGACCTTATCGGGGCCGGTTGGCGTCGATCCGGCAAGCGGCGCGGCCGCAAGCGCCTCGGGCGGCGCTTGAACCTGACGCTCCTGAACGAGCAGACCCGACTCGCGGGCAGCCTTCACCTCAGCAAACCTCCGTTGCTGCTCGGCCGCCTCGGCCTCCAACCCAGACTGATCTGCGTGGCCGATCTCGCGCTGATGTTCGAGGATCGGTTTGCCAAGGTCACCCGGCAGCGGCGGCCCGAGACGTGGCACGTCGCCATATGTGGCCGGCACGCCCTCCAAGGCGCCGGTCGCCGGCCTGACATTCGGTTGCGACAATTCCGTCTGCGTGCCGCCATGCCGGAGCAAGCGCGGCTTCAGCGCCATCCATGTCACCGCGAGCAGGCTGACTGAGCCGACGGCTGCAATCGCGACGATCGCGCCGCGCTTGAACCGGACTGCGCGCGGCGGCCGTGCGCGGATCGCCAGTGTCTCGGGATCGACCTTGGCGATCGGGGAGACTGCGTCGTCCGTCATGCCGCCCGCCGTCCGTAGCTGCGGCTGATCCGCACGATCTCCTGGTGCTTCAGGCCGAGCCGGAGTTCGGCAACCTCAAACAGCCTATCGACAATATAATAGCGGCCCTGCACTCGGTAATTAACGAGTTGGGCCGCGCCCTTCTCATCGACCAGAAACAGTGGGGGCGCCTCGCCGACCGCCAGCGACGGCGGAAACTCGATGAATGTCTGGCGGCCGTCATCGAAGGCGCGCAGCGGCCGCCATGTCGGCTGGTCGCCCGATATCACATAATCGAAGTGGAGTTGATCGATCTGCAGCCCGGTCGCGACCGGCCTCACCTCGCGTGCCCGATCCTCCGCCGCCTTCAAAGCGAGGATTTGGTCCTGAGGATAGGACCACGACAGCGCCACCATCGCTGAACGATCCCCGCTTGCCAGCGACAGGTGATAGGTGCGCCGGTCGGTGGTGATTACGATATTCGTAGAAAGGCCGGTCGAAAAAGGCTTCACCAACACATGCGTCCGCCGGGTATCACCAGTGCCGCTGCTGGTATCGCCGATGACCCACCGGGCAGTGTCGCCGGCGGCAACGGCGCCCAGCACCTCGCCGGGCTGAAGCGCGATATCGGTGATCTGGCCGGGCGCGGTAAGGACGCGAAAGATTGCTCCTTCGCTATAGGGGTAGACCTGCACGGCGTTGATGTAACCGGCCGCGACCGGCTCCAGCGTGGCGGCGCGGTTGGCGGCACGGACGCGCAGCTCGGCAGGCGACAGGGGTTTGTGCCGACGTACGCTGACCGGCGGTGGGACTGGCGCGGCGAGCGGCGCCGCCGCAGGGGGTGCAACGGTGAAAGGGAGAGTGGACGGCGGGGTCACGGGTGGCGCAGTCGGCGCCAGGGCGAGCGCCGAACCGCTGAACATCCACATCAGGGTCGGTGTTTTCATGGACGTGCCTCCTTTTGCGGTTCGGGGGATCGGGAAAGGTTCGGATCGAGTGGCGATCCGAGCGGTAGGTTGGGCGCAGGCGGGATGATCGGAA
This DNA window, taken from Sphingomonas sp. AP4-R1, encodes the following:
- a CDS encoding DUF4880 domain-containing protein, which translates into the protein MPPALPNDEKTRDRIAHEAANWCARLAIGTADPAAFERWRAESPAHAVAVARVTAAWETVDAVPDVVAAAPASPSRRTLLRTAGLVAAGGLAASFVAVRAAAWPRAETAIGERRIVALGRDGRAMLNTDSELAWHETDQGLRLRLERGEVALQLNGRQPATLKAGDCESILSAGRFCARLERDGLEVAVLGGSARMVGTGGPKTALSRQILRIGPDGGTTLRADDRIERALAWQGGEILFQDEPLAEAIADYNRYLTRKIVIVDPALADIRIGGRFTTSDPEPFLRGLRDGFGVSVSERDDGILLAQK
- a CDS encoding RNA polymerase sigma factor; this translates as MTPLRPIDRWFIDEILPHEALFLRAARRVTGSRGEAEDLVQEAYCRLFEGNGWALSLDPRAYTIQTIRNLAMSQMRRARIVEFSQLIETENLAVPDESPDAFRIAAGREAVMRAGKALDAMPERCRHAVVQCRVQGETPTQVAAAAGLSLSTLEKRLTRGLKLLAAALYPAPVDKPDPTTEPKPVSACPVDMAGQADGGATYSRHASSTAER
- a CDS encoding LLM class flavin-dependent oxidoreductase, with protein sequence MKKIGFLSFGHWSPSPQSATRSAADVLLQSIDLAVAAEELGADGAYFRVHHFARQLASPFPLLAAVGARTRRIEIGTGVIDMRYENPFYMIEDAGSADLIAGGRLQLGISRGSPEQVIEGWRYFGYAPLDGESDADMGRRHTEVFLQLLKGEGFAKPNPQPMFANPPGLLRLEPHAAGLRDRIWWGSATNATAEWAARLGMNLQSSTLKADETGEPFHVQQARQIRAYREAWKAAGHAHAPRVSVSRSIFALVNDLDRSYFGRDQSSDQIGVIDNMRAVFGRSYADEPDRLIEQLRADEAIAEADTLLLTVPNQLGVDYNAHVIESILTHIAPALGWR
- a CDS encoding PEPxxWA-CTERM sorting domain-containing protein, yielding MEGYQVTSASAVHRIEPAQRLAANPHFIGFWGVEMRLVSFLGTAAMIGVTTAAHAGYYVSTTANTGRGYNRGCQAGYNSGGDVGASFLVNDGSRCACNPAGFLSQQNAAVTVSGSTDTTGTLTASHDESSVVALPDAAYATAAADLATGQVHLSVSAANFSEASASAHLSDTLHFTIAGASSDTVTLIPISFAFDGKLSGTNDPATASGELNYGFYFGNAQAYEFGDYGAGYYGYNNTYPTFVFASDPRVNGWVSYSFGSYDPLNTQFTGLYAIIGATADIGIDFDLGLRGTGLDYTNTGSVSIGKVDGVSFTSDSGVFLQAAAAPSAVPEPASWALMIGGFGMVGGVMRRRRPSVSFG
- a CDS encoding AlpA family transcriptional regulator produces the protein MSADEKPDRFIRLDEVKRRVGLGKSMIYRLIQEDKFPAPYKVSSFASRWSDREIVSWIDDVIDGFEGRKRKI
- a CDS encoding DUF2274 domain-containing protein yields the protein MTNLKLPPLPDRTPIKLSISVLPDLHQALTEYASLYASTYGRDEPIGELIPAMLTAFLDSDRAFTRGRTSN
- a CDS encoding TrbI/VirB10 family protein produces the protein MTDDAVSPIAKVDPETLAIRARPPRAVRFKRGAIVAIAAVGSVSLLAVTWMALKPRLLRHGGTQTELSQPNVRPATGALEGVPATYGDVPRLGPPLPGDLGKPILEHQREIGHADQSGLEAEAAEQQRRFAEVKAARESGLLVQERQVQAPPEALAAAPLAGSTPTGPDKVALDPDRDPNAQGRKAAFVGSLDPKGDTNPHAMTPLPSPYTLSAGSVIAASLITGVRSDLPGLVTAQVTENIYDSATGGLLLVPQGARLIGSYDSVVAFGQKRALVVWQRIIMPDGSSLRIDNVPATDAAGYAGVADKVDLHTWQLLKGVALSTLLGVSSELALSGQGDLVQAIRMSTQDNVSRVGDQITRASLGVQPTITIRPGTPVRLVVHKDLEMVPFRKEN
- the trbG gene encoding P-type conjugative transfer protein TrbG — encoded protein: MKTPTLMWMFSGSALALAPTAPPVTPPSTLPFTVAPPAAAPLAAPVPPPVSVRRHKPLSPAELRVRAANRAATLEPVAAGYINAVQVYPYSEGAIFRVLTAPGQITDIALQPGEVLGAVAAGDTARWVIGDTSSGTGDTRRTHVLVKPFSTGLSTNIVITTDRRTYHLSLASGDRSAMVALSWSYPQDQILALKAAEDRAREVRPVATGLQIDQLHFDYVISGDQPTWRPLRAFDDGRQTFIEFPPSLAVGEAPPLFLVDEKGAAQLVNYRVQGRYYIVDRLFEVAELRLGLKHQEIVRISRSYGRRAA